A window of the Arenibacter algicola genome harbors these coding sequences:
- a CDS encoding SusC/RagA family TonB-linked outer membrane protein: protein MKKQMNEAIHARRGVPVWKKIFLQLSLLAFLGVHSTSYAITDPDLSIQQQVSGTVTDDAGIPLPGASIVVKGTTVGTVADFDGKYTINVASNGVLVFSYVGFQPKEIAVNGKTTLNASLEVDSSLLDEVVVVGYGTQKKGEVTAAIASVDAEQLGIVQTSSSIDAVKGQISGVDIQASGGRPGQTSTVRIRGRRSITASNDPLYVVDGIPLIDGSESMSDINPQDIASMQILKDAAATAVYGSRGANGVILVSTNRGKVGKTQVRYSSQIGLTSAARLVDMMNGQEYAEMKREARRSSWNGTIPADVDVFFDPVELKSIEEGRSTDWIDLVVGNGYQTNHQLGVSGGSENTTFNSSIGYFKEQGIISNQDYERFSGRINIDHRINDIFKVGASFLISNSIQNWGSNATMGEALAINPLGVPYDDEGNLLFLPTNDGIRTNPLNELVDGAYIDERKFTRIFAPIFLDINIAEGLNWTTTFGPDIRLGRRGQFRGSLTNDNRGGPGDASITHFDTFGYTLENLLTFDKAITDNQNLKVTLLQSTQNSRSEFSIASVTGIPYESQAFYNLGSADNSIVDSSLSEWTLNSFMGRINYDIAGKYLFQASLRADGSSRLAEGNKWKYFPGVSAGWRISQEDFMAESAISELKLRASYGEVGNTSVAPYQTAGRLQGTAYAFGEESALGFALSEIPNAALGWEVSKTLDIGVDYGLFNGRINGAIDWFRTNTVDILLDRSLPFTSGYNSVLQNIGATRTQGLEFAVSAGILDNPNGFSWKMDFNVAGYKEEIVELALKDENGNPVDDIGNNWFIGQPIRVWYDYEKIGIYQADEEALANSQEQKVPGEIRLNDLDGDGLITPDDRKILGTDTPDFYGGFNNKFSYKGLELGVFFYFRQGQTIRSDFHASNNSLFARYNNLDVDYWTIDNPTNANPRPNENQESPRNGSTLRYFDSSFIKLRNVSLGYNLPNSITEKLGMQELKLTLSGQNLLIITDYETFDPEVSEDAVSAGSGIVPSNKMYSLSLSAKF from the coding sequence TTTTTAGGAGTGCACAGCACCTCTTATGCAATTACGGACCCAGACCTGTCCATTCAACAACAGGTTAGCGGTACCGTAACAGATGATGCAGGCATACCTCTGCCTGGTGCAAGTATTGTAGTTAAAGGAACAACTGTTGGTACAGTGGCCGATTTTGATGGTAAATATACCATTAATGTTGCCTCCAATGGCGTATTGGTATTTAGCTATGTAGGCTTTCAGCCCAAAGAAATTGCCGTTAACGGCAAAACCACCCTCAACGCATCCTTGGAAGTTGATTCCAGCTTATTGGATGAAGTGGTAGTGGTGGGATATGGTACCCAAAAGAAGGGCGAGGTTACAGCGGCAATTGCCTCTGTAGATGCCGAACAATTGGGTATTGTCCAAACCTCTAGTAGTATTGATGCCGTTAAAGGGCAAATTTCCGGGGTAGACATTCAGGCTTCTGGAGGAAGACCTGGACAAACCTCAACTGTGCGGATTAGGGGTAGAAGATCTATAACCGCCTCCAATGACCCGCTATACGTAGTGGATGGAATTCCATTAATTGACGGTTCGGAATCAATGTCCGATATTAACCCCCAAGATATTGCATCTATGCAAATTCTAAAGGATGCGGCCGCTACAGCTGTTTATGGATCTAGAGGGGCAAACGGAGTTATCCTAGTATCTACCAACCGTGGAAAAGTTGGTAAGACCCAAGTTCGTTACAGTAGCCAGATTGGACTTACCTCTGCTGCTCGATTGGTAGACATGATGAACGGACAAGAGTACGCGGAAATGAAAAGGGAAGCTAGACGTTCATCTTGGAACGGAACCATCCCTGCAGATGTTGACGTGTTTTTTGATCCAGTGGAATTAAAGTCCATTGAAGAAGGAAGATCAACTGATTGGATTGATTTGGTAGTAGGGAATGGATATCAGACCAATCACCAATTGGGTGTGAGCGGAGGATCAGAGAATACCACTTTCAATTCTTCAATTGGTTATTTTAAAGAACAAGGTATTATAAGTAACCAAGATTATGAGCGATTTTCCGGAAGGATCAACATCGATCACAGAATCAATGATATATTTAAAGTTGGGGCATCCTTTCTAATTTCGAATTCTATACAGAATTGGGGTTCCAACGCCACTATGGGTGAAGCCTTGGCCATAAATCCTCTGGGGGTTCCCTATGATGATGAGGGCAATCTATTATTCTTGCCCACCAATGATGGGATACGAACCAACCCTTTGAATGAACTGGTAGATGGTGCCTACATAGATGAAAGAAAGTTTACACGTATTTTTGCGCCTATCTTCTTGGATATAAATATTGCCGAGGGATTAAATTGGACCACCACCTTTGGTCCTGATATTCGTCTAGGAAGACGAGGACAATTTAGGGGTAGTTTAACCAATGACAACAGAGGTGGCCCAGGAGATGCTTCAATTACGCATTTTGATACTTTTGGATATACCTTGGAGAATTTATTGACTTTCGATAAGGCCATTACAGACAATCAAAATTTAAAAGTAACCTTGTTACAGAGTACGCAAAATTCGCGATCTGAATTTTCCATCGCATCCGTGACAGGCATACCCTATGAATCACAAGCTTTTTATAATTTAGGATCTGCAGATAACAGTATTGTAGATTCTTCCTTATCAGAATGGACGTTGAATTCATTTATGGGTAGAATAAATTACGATATTGCTGGCAAGTATCTGTTCCAGGCCTCTTTAAGGGCGGATGGCTCCTCAAGACTGGCGGAAGGTAACAAATGGAAATACTTCCCTGGCGTTTCCGCGGGTTGGAGAATATCACAAGAGGACTTTATGGCAGAATCGGCCATCTCCGAGTTAAAACTTAGAGCTTCTTATGGGGAAGTGGGTAACACTTCCGTTGCTCCCTATCAAACTGCCGGAAGGCTGCAAGGAACCGCCTATGCCTTTGGAGAGGAATCCGCCCTTGGTTTTGCACTTTCGGAAATACCCAATGCAGCTTTGGGCTGGGAAGTATCGAAAACCTTGGATATAGGTGTTGATTACGGCCTCTTTAATGGACGTATCAATGGTGCAATAGATTGGTTTAGAACAAACACAGTGGACATCCTGTTAGACAGAAGTCTGCCATTTACCTCAGGTTACAACAGTGTTTTACAGAACATTGGCGCCACACGTACCCAAGGTTTGGAATTTGCGGTAAGTGCCGGTATCTTGGACAATCCAAATGGATTCTCCTGGAAAATGGATTTTAACGTAGCCGGTTATAAAGAAGAAATTGTTGAATTGGCCTTAAAGGATGAAAATGGAAATCCGGTAGATGACATTGGGAACAATTGGTTTATAGGGCAACCGATCAGAGTTTGGTACGACTATGAGAAAATAGGCATTTATCAAGCGGACGAAGAGGCTTTGGCCAATTCCCAAGAGCAAAAAGTACCCGGGGAAATCCGACTTAATGATTTAGATGGCGATGGACTTATCACCCCTGATGATCGTAAAATTTTAGGCACAGATACCCCTGATTTTTACGGAGGTTTTAACAATAAGTTCTCTTATAAAGGGTTGGAACTAGGCGTTTTCTTCTATTTCCGTCAAGGTCAAACAATACGATCGGACTTTCATGCCAGCAACAATTCCTTGTTTGCCCGTTATAACAATTTGGATGTGGATTATTGGACAATAGACAATCCTACCAATGCCAATCCAAGACCCAACGAGAATCAGGAAAGCCCAAGAAACGGGTCTACCCTTAGGTATTTTGATTCTAGTTTTATCAAACTTCGTAACGTGTCATTAGGGTACAACCTCCCAAATTCAATTACGGAGAAACTAGGGATGCAAGAACTAAAATTAACACTTTCGGGCCAGAATCTCTTGATTATTACAGATTACGAAACCTTTGATCCAGAAGTTTCCGAAGATGCTGTTTCGGCAGGTAGCGGGATAGTACCTAGCAACAAAATGTATTCCTTATCCTTAAGCGCCAAGTTTTAA
- a CDS encoding Gfo/Idh/MocA family protein: MSEGRRNFIKKTALASGGIALGVNSMSAKSYSKIIGANDRVRVGIAGFSNRAKGALIPAFLGHHKKQNFEIVGVSDIWNRRRDEGAAFLKEKTGEKMRIWRNHDEMYDENKIDAVIISTPDFQHALHTVQAANAKKDVYVEKPFAETMDDARVGKKAVQDSGIVFQIGSQRRSGKNYHAANDYIKSGKFGDIVMVEMSWNVNQPDRWRLPELTSQIKESDTDWKRYLMNRPYEAWDPRKYLEYRLFWPFSSGIPGQWMSHQIDTVHWFTGLNHPRSVAANGGIYLWKDGRKNYDTMTAVFDYGPLDDLSKGFQVVYSSRFTNSAGGTKEIYYSNGGELNLDTNKVSPNGGLNASHANKMGMQENKLPEFDLSDSAVQVVTSADTGADNMTSLHMLNWMECVRSRKETNGPIDAAYNHSIANIMTTAALRTGLKSTFDEKAQDVLAGDNVFKY, translated from the coding sequence ATGAGTGAGGGACGTAGAAATTTTATTAAGAAAACGGCTTTGGCCTCAGGAGGCATAGCCTTAGGGGTTAATTCAATGAGTGCCAAAAGTTACAGTAAGATCATTGGCGCCAATGATAGGGTAAGGGTAGGAATTGCAGGGTTTTCCAATAGGGCCAAAGGGGCATTGATACCAGCATTCCTGGGCCATCACAAAAAACAGAACTTTGAAATTGTTGGCGTTTCCGATATTTGGAACCGCAGAAGGGATGAAGGAGCTGCTTTCCTAAAGGAAAAGACCGGGGAAAAGATGAGGATTTGGAGAAACCATGACGAAATGTATGACGAAAATAAAATTGATGCCGTCATAATCTCCACTCCAGATTTCCAACACGCCTTGCACACCGTGCAAGCTGCCAATGCAAAAAAGGATGTTTATGTAGAAAAACCCTTTGCCGAAACTATGGATGATGCCAGGGTAGGTAAAAAGGCAGTCCAAGATTCGGGAATCGTATTTCAAATTGGTTCACAAAGGCGAAGCGGGAAAAATTACCACGCGGCCAACGACTATATTAAATCGGGTAAATTTGGTGATATTGTGATGGTTGAAATGAGTTGGAACGTAAATCAGCCTGACAGATGGCGATTGCCTGAATTGACCAGTCAAATCAAGGAATCGGATACGGATTGGAAGCGTTATTTAATGAACAGACCTTATGAGGCCTGGGATCCTAGAAAATATTTGGAGTATAGATTGTTTTGGCCTTTTTCTTCAGGAATTCCAGGACAATGGATGTCCCACCAGATCGATACTGTTCACTGGTTTACGGGATTAAACCATCCGCGTAGTGTTGCTGCGAATGGAGGAATCTATCTATGGAAAGACGGAAGAAAAAATTACGATACCATGACGGCGGTATTCGATTATGGCCCATTGGATGACCTTTCCAAAGGTTTCCAAGTGGTATATTCTTCCAGGTTTACCAATTCCGCAGGAGGTACCAAGGAAATATATTATTCCAATGGGGGAGAATTGAACTTGGATACCAATAAGGTGAGTCCCAATGGTGGATTAAATGCTTCCCATGCCAATAAAATGGGAATGCAAGAGAATAAATTACCAGAATTTGATCTATCGGATAGTGCTGTACAAGTGGTCACCTCTGCAGATACTGGTGCAGATAATATGACCTCTTTGCACATGTTGAATTGGATGGAATGTGTAAGGAGCAGAAAGGAAACAAATGGTCCAATAGATGCTGCCTACAATCATTCCATTGCCAACATAATGACTACCGCAGCCCTTAGGACGGGATTAAAATCCACTTTCGATGAGAAGGCTCAGGATGTTTTGGCCGGTGATAATGTCTTCAAATATTAA
- a CDS encoding LacI family DNA-binding transcriptional regulator — translation MDDLIGIKQIAKLANVSIGTVDRVLHDRPGVSKATREKIKAIIKETGYKKNTVASRLNLAGRKKLKIAVLIPEVSSNWSYWELPKKGIEKAVEELSEMGILVSYYYFTDPFSFIKMGDAIINKKYDALVTVPFFMVECNNLLSKAKAEKIPVVFMDTEIKLDYPSYFIRQNSHKAGMVGARLLHGLVGTEGRYFVINIVTDRGLHANNQQRENGFREFFATNFKGKPISIMTINHPIDRPFEINPEIENWFKDPRRKGIFVTNSRSYLIPDILKTYNVSNVSVVGFDLHQDNLECLRKKEIDFLINQKPDVQGYTAIKGMFKFLTEQDPTDLNMDVPVEIIVQENSELN, via the coding sequence ATGGACGATCTAATAGGAATTAAACAAATTGCCAAGCTGGCCAATGTCTCCATTGGTACTGTAGATAGGGTGTTACATGATAGGCCCGGGGTATCCAAGGCAACACGCGAAAAAATAAAGGCCATTATAAAGGAAACCGGTTATAAAAAGAATACGGTGGCCAGTCGCCTTAATTTGGCAGGCCGTAAGAAACTAAAAATTGCGGTGCTTATACCAGAGGTCTCCAGTAATTGGAGTTATTGGGAACTTCCTAAAAAAGGCATTGAAAAGGCAGTGGAGGAATTAAGTGAGATGGGTATTCTTGTTTCATATTACTATTTTACCGATCCTTTCTCCTTTATAAAAATGGGCGATGCCATTATAAATAAAAAATATGACGCCCTGGTGACGGTTCCATTTTTTATGGTGGAATGCAACAATCTTTTAAGTAAGGCCAAGGCCGAAAAGATTCCTGTAGTCTTTATGGACACGGAGATAAAACTGGACTATCCTTCCTACTTTATTCGGCAGAACTCACATAAAGCCGGAATGGTGGGGGCTAGGCTTTTACATGGGCTGGTTGGGACCGAGGGACGCTATTTTGTAATCAATATTGTAACGGATAGGGGATTGCACGCCAATAATCAACAAAGGGAAAATGGCTTTAGGGAATTCTTTGCAACGAATTTCAAGGGAAAGCCAATTTCTATTATGACCATAAATCATCCTATAGATCGCCCTTTCGAAATTAATCCTGAAATAGAGAACTGGTTCAAGGATCCGAGGCGCAAAGGCATTTTTGTGACCAATTCAAGATCTTATTTAATACCGGATATTCTTAAGACCTATAATGTTTCCAATGTTTCTGTGGTGGGCTTTGACCTACATCAGGATAATCTGGAATGTCTCAGAAAGAAGGAGATTGATTTTTTGATCAATCAAAAGCCGGATGTTCAAGGGTATACTGCTATTAAGGGAATGTTTAAATTCCTTACGGAACAGGACCCTACAGATTTAAATATGGATGTCCCTGTAGAAATAATTGTGCAGGAGAATAGTGAGTTGAATTAG
- a CDS encoding RagB/SusD family nutrient uptake outer membrane protein, with product MKRKIYYIWFLALGLLTHSCSDSLDEELVTDVSAASYYTTEKGLEDAVKATYSFLKPFYGQEMGFAMTTFGTDIWTNGADGGHKVFNFYDTGLNSAESYVQESWATWYRGINQANGVINRSADVDMDETQKNLRIAEVRFLRALYYFQVVTTFGDAHLSLEETEGVQVEANKTAQAEIYSQAIVPDLEFAIGNLPNSQSDYGRATKAAAEFLLGKALLTRSYTSFADGNDASRAETLFSNVINNYGFSLLDNYADLWDITNEGNSEMVFVIPNSKAQVDSDIDPYGHRGHLYFLMEYDVRRGMTRDTENGRPWKRHRPTDFMLTLWDRDIDTRYDASFKHVWYANKNEPAAEASGSEPARAALSIGDTAIYIPGPGKDMDWPQTLQDTKPYIVITNDEYSERLFPSMNKWIDPTRPDRQKVNGQRDFILMRLGDAYLLRAEARLKQSDPSGAAQDINVVRMRAAVPGQEVASQITASDVDLDFLLDERARELTGEGWRWWDLARTGKLVERTRMHNPGAAPNIQDYHVVRPIPQEQIDRTLGGYPQNPGYPQ from the coding sequence ATGAAAAGAAAAATATATTATATATGGTTTTTGGCCCTTGGGCTCTTGACCCATTCCTGCTCCGATTCACTCGATGAGGAATTGGTAACCGACGTCTCGGCAGCATCCTACTATACTACGGAAAAAGGACTCGAAGATGCCGTTAAAGCAACTTACTCCTTCTTAAAACCCTTTTATGGACAAGAGATGGGCTTTGCGATGACTACTTTTGGAACAGACATCTGGACAAACGGTGCAGATGGTGGCCATAAAGTTTTCAACTTTTACGATACTGGGCTTAACAGTGCCGAGAGTTATGTGCAGGAATCTTGGGCCACTTGGTACAGGGGAATAAATCAAGCCAATGGTGTTATCAATCGTTCTGCAGATGTAGACATGGATGAAACGCAGAAAAACCTGCGAATAGCGGAGGTCCGTTTTTTAAGGGCATTGTATTATTTTCAAGTAGTGACTACATTTGGTGATGCCCATCTTAGCTTGGAGGAAACAGAAGGCGTACAAGTCGAGGCCAATAAAACTGCCCAAGCAGAAATTTATAGCCAAGCCATTGTACCTGATCTGGAATTTGCCATTGGCAACCTTCCCAACTCACAGTCGGACTACGGACGAGCTACAAAGGCTGCCGCAGAATTCCTTTTAGGGAAAGCATTATTGACACGCAGCTACACCTCATTTGCAGATGGTAATGACGCATCTAGAGCGGAAACACTTTTCAGTAACGTCATCAACAATTATGGTTTTTCCCTATTGGACAACTATGCCGATCTATGGGATATTACAAATGAAGGAAATAGTGAAATGGTTTTTGTTATTCCTAATTCCAAGGCGCAGGTAGACAGCGATATTGACCCTTATGGTCATCGCGGGCACTTGTATTTCCTAATGGAATATGATGTTAGGCGTGGAATGACCAGAGATACTGAAAATGGCAGACCATGGAAAAGACACCGCCCTACGGATTTTATGCTTACCCTATGGGATAGAGACATAGATACGCGCTATGACGCTTCGTTTAAACATGTATGGTACGCCAATAAGAATGAACCGGCTGCCGAAGCCAGTGGAAGTGAACCAGCAAGGGCTGCCTTATCTATTGGTGATACGGCCATTTATATTCCAGGCCCTGGAAAGGACATGGATTGGCCACAAACGTTGCAAGACACTAAGCCATATATAGTTATTACCAACGACGAATATTCCGAAAGGTTATTTCCTTCCATGAACAAATGGATAGACCCGACCCGACCTGATCGTCAGAAAGTAAATGGGCAACGAGATTTTATCTTGATGAGATTGGGTGATGCCTATCTGCTGCGTGCAGAAGCAAGACTAAAACAAAGTGATCCTTCCGGTGCTGCACAAGATATTAATGTAGTAAGAATGCGGGCTGCCGTACCTGGACAAGAAGTGGCAAGTCAGATAACCGCAAGTGATGTAGACCTGGACTTTCTCTTGGACGAAAGAGCACGAGAGTTAACTGGCGAAGGCTGGAGATGGTGGGATCTGGCCCGTACCGGAAAATTAGTGGAACGCACTAGGATGCACAATCCAGGCGCTGCTCCCAACATACAGGATTATCATGTTGTAAGACCTATTCCACAGGAACAAATAGACAGGACCTTGGGAGGTTATCCACAAAATCCCGGATATCCACAATAA
- a CDS encoding DUF6807 domain-containing protein, with protein MNKINIGCILILMVISSCKDKVEKGNVEESSPKMDQVTFTTDENNQKVNVLIDGNLFTSYIYDGKTPKPVLYPVITKSGKKITRGFPIEPVEGERVDHPHHVGIWFNYGDVNGLDFWNNSYAIKEEDKHKYGTINHRQIVETDAEKGILVTKASWDTSDNKNLLEETTEFAFSQNGDTRKIIRTTTLKALEDVSFKDNKEGMIAIRVTRGLELPSDRPDIFMDANGIPTEVKVLNNEGVNGNYLTSEGKTGEEAWGTRAKWTTLYGKIADEPVSVTIMDHPGNVGYPTYWHARGYGLFAANPLGQEVFSEGKEKLNFTLAKGESVTFRYTILVHNGEQLTEDSLNGYFSDFSKI; from the coding sequence ATGAATAAAATCAATATAGGTTGTATTCTCATTTTAATGGTAATTTCTTCCTGTAAGGATAAGGTAGAAAAGGGGAATGTTGAGGAATCTTCACCAAAGATGGATCAAGTCACCTTTACTACAGATGAAAACAACCAAAAGGTAAACGTACTAATAGATGGAAATTTATTTACAAGCTACATATACGATGGAAAAACTCCTAAACCCGTTCTGTATCCGGTAATTACCAAAAGCGGTAAAAAAATAACCAGGGGATTCCCGATAGAGCCTGTAGAGGGGGAAAGGGTGGACCATCCGCACCATGTGGGGATATGGTTTAATTACGGAGATGTAAACGGATTGGATTTTTGGAACAATTCCTATGCCATAAAAGAAGAGGATAAACATAAATATGGAACCATCAACCATCGGCAGATCGTGGAAACCGATGCAGAAAAGGGTATCCTAGTCACCAAGGCTAGCTGGGATACTTCCGATAATAAAAATCTATTGGAAGAAACAACGGAATTTGCCTTTAGTCAAAACGGGGATACCAGGAAGATTATTAGGACCACTACCCTGAAAGCCTTGGAAGATGTATCCTTTAAGGACAATAAAGAGGGAATGATTGCCATCAGGGTGACCAGAGGGCTAGAGCTTCCTTCCGATCGACCCGATATATTTATGGATGCCAACGGGATACCGACAGAAGTAAAGGTTTTGAACAACGAAGGTGTTAATGGCAATTATTTAACCAGCGAAGGAAAGACGGGAGAAGAGGCCTGGGGAACTAGGGCCAAATGGACTACTTTATACGGAAAGATTGCGGATGAGCCTGTTTCGGTAACCATAATGGATCATCCCGGTAATGTGGGGTATCCTACCTATTGGCATGCTCGAGGATACGGACTTTTTGCGGCCAATCCCTTGGGACAAGAGGTGTTTTCGGAAGGTAAGGAAAAATTGAATTTCACCTTGGCCAAAGGGGAATCCGTTACTTTTAGATACACCATTTTGGTGCACAACGGGGAGCAATTGACAGAAGATTCACTGAACGGATATTTTTCTGATTTTAGCAAAATCTAA
- a CDS encoding 3-keto-disaccharide hydrolase, with product MANRKLTKIVLVAMLHFAFFNAFAQDGWETLFNGKDFSNFEQLNGNAKYKIENGEMIGTSRLNTPNSFMATKKAYGDFVLEFDVFVENGLNSGVQFRSLSLPEYMDGRVHGYQCEIETSDRKWAGGIYDEARRGWLYPLSRNVKGQNAFKPGEWNHYRIEAIGNNIRTWINGIQCANLVDDVTASGFIAFQVHSIHNASLEGKIVKWKNIRIKTSDLEEERNNVALYAPEISYLQNELTPNEVRKGWRLLWDGKTSEGWRGAKLNSFPEKGWVMEDGTLSVLSSGGAESRNGGDIVTTAAFINFELSVDFKLTKGANSGIKYFVDPELNKGEGSAIGLEFQVLDDKEHPDAKMGKNGNRTVGSLYDLIRAENLENSRGKNFNGVDKWNNARIVVKDGHVEHWLNNVKVVEFDRFSQMFKALVEKSKYEKWENFGVIPEGLILLQDHGDNVSFRSIKVREF from the coding sequence ATGGCTAATAGGAAACTGACCAAGATAGTCTTGGTAGCAATGCTTCACTTTGCTTTTTTCAATGCTTTTGCCCAAGATGGGTGGGAAACACTTTTTAATGGGAAGGATTTCTCCAATTTTGAACAATTGAACGGGAACGCAAAGTATAAAATTGAAAATGGGGAAATGATTGGGACCTCCAGGTTGAATACCCCCAATAGTTTTATGGCCACCAAAAAGGCCTATGGTGATTTTGTTTTGGAGTTTGATGTGTTTGTGGAAAACGGACTCAATTCCGGAGTTCAATTTAGAAGTTTGAGCCTTCCCGAATATATGGATGGGAGGGTACATGGATACCAATGTGAAATTGAAACCAGCGATAGAAAATGGGCTGGGGGAATTTATGACGAGGCAAGACGCGGGTGGTTATATCCATTATCCAGGAACGTTAAGGGGCAAAATGCTTTTAAACCTGGGGAATGGAATCATTATAGAATTGAAGCCATCGGTAACAATATAAGGACTTGGATAAACGGAATACAGTGTGCAAATCTTGTAGATGATGTTACCGCAAGTGGATTCATTGCTTTTCAGGTACATTCCATTCATAATGCCAGTTTGGAAGGCAAAATAGTGAAATGGAAGAATATTAGGATCAAAACTTCCGATCTGGAAGAGGAGCGTAATAATGTGGCCCTATATGCCCCGGAAATAAGCTATTTGCAAAATGAGCTAACCCCAAATGAAGTTAGAAAGGGATGGCGATTGTTATGGGATGGAAAAACTTCGGAAGGATGGCGAGGTGCCAAACTGAATTCATTTCCAGAGAAAGGTTGGGTAATGGAAGACGGTACTTTAAGTGTTCTTTCATCTGGAGGTGCAGAGTCGCGTAATGGAGGGGATATTGTAACAACGGCGGCTTTTATCAATTTTGAGTTAAGTGTGGATTTTAAATTGACCAAAGGTGCCAACAGCGGAATTAAATATTTTGTAGATCCTGAGCTTAATAAGGGCGAAGGTTCGGCCATTGGTCTGGAATTTCAAGTATTGGACGATAAGGAGCATCCTGATGCAAAAATGGGAAAAAATGGTAATAGGACCGTGGGATCCTTATATGATCTTATCCGTGCAGAAAACTTGGAAAACTCTAGGGGCAAGAACTTTAATGGGGTAGATAAATGGAACAATGCGCGAATTGTTGTTAAGGACGGCCATGTTGAGCATTGGCTAAATAATGTGAAGGTTGTGGAATTTGACAGGTTTAGTCAAATGTTTAAGGCATTGGTGGAAAAAAGTAAATACGAGAAATGGGAAAATTTTGGGGTTATCCCAGAAGGTTTGATCCTGTTACAGGATCATGGGGACAATGTTTCTTTTAGAAGTATAAAAGTACGTGAGTTTTAA
- a CDS encoding 3-keto-disaccharide hydrolase: MKYIVILLLFLTFGNIGMAQNSEGTTMYSLFNGKALESWKIPDGGEWTVKNGKIIAKNNPGKKGSILWTKESYNDFVVQLDFKMISGNIDSGIFMRGEDKNNPQIQIGISGSLKRDMTGSPYVPGASYPVEAKNVNKLLRLKGWNTIKARAMNNKYTVWLNGEEVMNYTMDNANLQGPVGLQLHPGREMEIHFKKIVLGRL; this comes from the coding sequence ATGAAATATATTGTAATTTTATTGCTTTTTCTGACTTTTGGCAACATTGGAATGGCCCAGAATTCTGAAGGGACAACCATGTATAGCTTGTTCAACGGCAAGGCATTGGAATCTTGGAAAATTCCGGATGGAGGGGAATGGACCGTCAAGAACGGAAAGATAATAGCCAAGAATAATCCGGGAAAAAAGGGTTCCATACTTTGGACCAAGGAGAGTTATAATGACTTTGTAGTACAATTGGATTTTAAAATGATAAGTGGGAACATTGATTCCGGCATATTTATGCGGGGCGAGGATAAAAATAACCCTCAGATACAAATTGGCATATCTGGCTCCCTAAAAAGGGATATGACCGGGTCGCCATATGTACCAGGTGCCAGTTATCCAGTGGAGGCTAAGAATGTAAATAAGTTGCTCCGTTTAAAGGGCTGGAATACGATCAAGGCACGTGCAATGAACAATAAGTACACCGTTTGGTTAAATGGAGAGGAAGTTATGAATTATACAATGGATAACGCCAATCTGCAAGGTCCGGTTGGGTTGCAATTGCACCCAGGAAGAGAAATGGAAATACACTTTAAAAAAATAGTTTTAGGCAGGCTGTGA